The Lewinellaceae bacterium genome includes a region encoding these proteins:
- a CDS encoding insulinase family protein: MNLTKYAFQVLIGMAVFLLPGSAFSQEKEIKIPAGISKRASVEGITEYKLKNGLKVLLFPDQSKPTTTVNITYLVGSRHEGYGETGMAHLLEHMVFQGTSNHPDIPAELTEHGASPNGTTWYDRTNYYETFKASDENLMWALDLEADRMVNSYIAKKDLESEMTVVRNEFESGENDPEGVLMERVLSTAFLWHNYGKSTIGARADIENVPIERLQAFYHKYYQPDNSVLLVAGKFDVEKTLGLIDQYFSSIPAPDRTKDPLFETYTKDPTQDGERLVTLKRVGDVQAVSCAYHTPPGSHQDYAAVAVLDEVLTNEPSGRLYKTLVETKKASSQWGFAPGLKEGGFVYFSATVRKENSLEEAKNTMLETLDNISKNPPTAEEVERAKSRILKNWTMQFTNANRVGLLLSEYIAQGDWRLLFLFRDNIEKVTVDDVLYVAEQYYKPSNRTVGIFIPEEAPDRAEIPDAPNLISLVRGYKGKEAIATGEEFDTSPANIDSRTKKITADGGMEIALLKKENRGDAVDARIVLRFGTLDDFKGKSEISSMTAEMLTKGTENLSREAIQDKLDKLKATVNISGSLNTVTATIKTENQYLPEVIKLVGEMLKQPTFPEEEFNKLVEEQLSGIESQMSEPQAVAGTLFSQLLRPYDKEDPRYTKSMEESIDAIKALKLEEVKSFYKDFYGATDATMSVVGDFDEAEIEKLAVEEFGDWKSPKKFKRTVSEYKETEPANKKLITPDKANAMFLAGITMPISQENEDYPAMVLGNFMLGGGFLNSRLATRIRQDEGLSYGVGSFFNAREEDENAIFGAYAIYAPENAKKLEQAFKEEIAKVIESGFTAEELEAAKTGWLQQSEVGRSNDRSLASSLENNLYLKRDMQKAAELETKVSNLTVEQVNAAMKKYLKDPEKFIYVKAGDFEKS, encoded by the coding sequence ATGAATTTAACAAAGTATGCTTTTCAAGTGTTGATCGGAATGGCCGTTTTTTTATTACCGGGCTCCGCTTTTTCACAAGAAAAGGAAATAAAAATTCCAGCCGGCATTAGCAAAAGAGCCAGCGTGGAAGGCATTACCGAGTACAAGCTTAAAAACGGGTTGAAAGTATTACTTTTCCCTGACCAATCCAAACCTACGACCACTGTAAATATTACCTATCTTGTAGGTTCCAGGCACGAAGGCTACGGAGAAACGGGCATGGCACACCTGCTCGAGCACATGGTATTCCAGGGCACGTCCAATCACCCGGACATTCCGGCAGAACTCACCGAACATGGCGCCTCACCTAATGGTACGACCTGGTACGACCGGACCAATTATTACGAAACTTTTAAAGCTTCTGATGAAAATCTAATGTGGGCGCTCGACCTTGAAGCCGACAGAATGGTCAATTCCTATATTGCCAAGAAGGACCTTGAAAGTGAAATGACGGTAGTGCGCAATGAATTTGAATCCGGTGAAAACGACCCCGAGGGTGTTTTGATGGAACGCGTTTTATCGACCGCATTCCTGTGGCACAACTACGGAAAGAGCACCATAGGAGCAAGAGCCGACATCGAAAATGTGCCGATCGAACGCCTACAGGCTTTTTACCATAAATATTACCAGCCAGACAATTCGGTTTTGTTGGTGGCCGGCAAATTCGATGTGGAAAAAACACTCGGACTCATCGACCAATATTTCAGTAGCATCCCGGCTCCGGATCGTACCAAAGATCCATTGTTCGAAACTTATACCAAAGACCCCACCCAGGACGGAGAACGCCTCGTTACACTTAAAAGAGTAGGCGACGTTCAGGCCGTTTCGTGCGCTTATCACACACCTCCCGGATCCCACCAGGATTACGCCGCCGTGGCCGTACTTGATGAAGTGCTGACCAATGAACCTTCCGGCCGTTTGTATAAAACTTTGGTGGAAACCAAAAAAGCTTCCAGCCAGTGGGGTTTTGCTCCAGGTTTGAAAGAAGGGGGCTTTGTTTATTTCAGTGCCACCGTGAGGAAAGAAAACTCCCTCGAAGAAGCCAAAAACACCATGCTGGAAACCCTGGACAACATCTCCAAAAATCCACCTACCGCGGAAGAAGTGGAACGTGCCAAGTCCAGGATTCTCAAAAACTGGACTATGCAGTTTACCAATGCCAACCGGGTGGGACTCCTGCTGAGCGAATACATTGCCCAGGGAGACTGGAGATTGTTATTCCTTTTCAGGGACAATATCGAAAAAGTAACCGTGGATGACGTTTTGTATGTTGCCGAGCAATATTATAAGCCATCGAACAGAACCGTGGGTATTTTTATCCCTGAAGAAGCACCGGACCGTGCTGAAATTCCAGATGCTCCAAATCTTATTTCACTCGTAAGAGGATATAAAGGAAAAGAAGCCATCGCCACGGGAGAAGAATTTGATACTTCCCCGGCAAACATTGACAGCAGAACAAAAAAAATAACTGCCGATGGCGGAATGGAAATCGCCCTGTTGAAAAAGGAAAACCGCGGAGATGCCGTTGATGCAAGGATCGTTTTGCGTTTTGGAACCCTCGATGATTTTAAAGGAAAATCTGAGATCTCCAGCATGACTGCTGAAATGCTGACTAAAGGAACGGAAAATCTGAGCCGCGAAGCCATCCAGGACAAACTGGATAAACTGAAGGCTACTGTTAATATTTCCGGTTCATTAAACACCGTTACCGCTACCATAAAAACAGAAAACCAGTATCTGCCAGAGGTGATCAAACTGGTAGGGGAAATGTTGAAACAGCCTACTTTCCCTGAAGAAGAATTCAATAAACTAGTGGAAGAACAACTGTCTGGCATTGAATCACAAATGTCAGAGCCGCAGGCCGTAGCCGGTACGCTTTTCAGCCAGTTGCTTCGCCCTTATGACAAAGAAGATCCTCGTTATACCAAGTCAATGGAGGAATCCATTGATGCCATTAAAGCTTTAAAACTGGAAGAAGTAAAATCTTTCTATAAAGACTTCTATGGCGCTACCGACGCTACCATGTCAGTAGTAGGTGATTTTGATGAAGCGGAAATTGAAAAACTTGCTGTGGAAGAATTCGGTGACTGGAAAAGCCCGAAAAAATTCAAACGTACCGTTTCTGAATATAAAGAAACAGAACCAGCCAATAAAAAACTGATCACTCCGGATAAGGCCAATGCCATGTTCCTCGCAGGAATCACCATGCCCATCAGCCAGGAAAATGAAGATTACCCCGCAATGGTGCTTGGTAATTTCATGCTCGGCGGAGGTTTTCTCAATTCCAGGCTCGCGACCCGTATCCGTCAGGACGAAGGACTGAGTTACGGCGTGGGGTCTTTCTTCAACGCAAGGGAAGAAGATGAGAATGCTATCTTTGGAGCTTACGCCATTTACGCTCCGGAGAACGCCAAAAAACTGGAGCAGGCTTTCAAAGAAGAGATTGCCAAAGTCATCGAATCAGGCTTTACGGCAGAAGAACTCGAAGCCGCCAAAACAGGATGGCTCCAGCAAAGCGAAGTGGGCCGCTCTAACGACAGAAGCCTCGCCTCTTCACTGGAAAACAATCTTTACCTGAAACGGGATATGCAAAAAGCCGCGGAACTGGAAACCAAAGTTTCTAATCTTACCGTGGAACAAGTGAACGCAGCCATGAAAAAATATCTCAAGGATCCGGAAAAATTCATTTACGTGAAAGCCGGTGATTTTGAGAAAAGTTAA
- a CDS encoding NAD+ synthase: MKIAIAQLNYHIGNFEGNTEKIIQASRQAKAAGADLICFSELAICGYPPRDFLEFDDFIHQADKAIQQLAEEAKGIAIVVGAPRKNPVIEGKDLFNSAFFLADGEVKFIQNKTLLPTYDIFDEYRYFEPASEFGVVTYKGKRIALTICEDIWNIGNENPLYTICPMDEMMPYQPDFMLNLSASPFSYKQAAERKHVVKTNVERYRLPIFYVNHVGAQTELIFDGGSLVYAPDGRLYDELPYFEECIQYYDLEEVQKGRENAGQQWSKTALIHDALVLGVKDYFGKLGFKKTILGLSGGIDSALVAVLATRALGKENVRVLLMPSQFSSDHSVNDARQLAENLGIEYDIIEIEPIYKTYEKTLEPYFEGLPFNIAEENLQARARGMLLMAFSNKFGHILLNTTNKSEMAVGYGTLYGDLCGGLSVIGDVYKMEAFELARYMNKDGEVIPKNIITKPPSAELRPNQKDSDSLPPYEDLDQILFQYIEKRKGPKEIIAMGFEEKLVRRVLRLVNINEFKRYQTAPVLRVSPKAFGMGRRMPIVGKYLA; this comes from the coding sequence ATGAAAATAGCCATTGCTCAACTCAACTACCACATCGGTAATTTCGAAGGAAATACTGAAAAAATAATCCAGGCCAGCCGCCAGGCCAAAGCCGCCGGTGCCGATCTGATCTGCTTTTCCGAACTCGCCATTTGCGGTTACCCGCCGCGGGATTTCCTGGAATTCGACGACTTCATTCACCAGGCAGACAAAGCCATCCAACAACTGGCGGAAGAGGCCAAAGGAATTGCCATTGTGGTAGGTGCTCCCCGAAAGAATCCTGTCATCGAAGGCAAAGATCTTTTCAATTCAGCCTTTTTCCTGGCCGACGGTGAAGTGAAATTCATTCAGAACAAAACCCTCCTGCCTACCTACGATATTTTTGATGAATACCGGTATTTCGAACCGGCCTCGGAATTCGGGGTAGTTACCTACAAAGGCAAACGCATCGCCCTCACCATCTGCGAAGACATCTGGAACATCGGCAATGAAAACCCTTTGTACACCATTTGTCCGATGGATGAAATGATGCCTTACCAGCCTGATTTTATGCTCAACCTCTCGGCTTCTCCTTTCAGTTACAAACAGGCTGCTGAACGCAAACATGTCGTCAAAACCAACGTGGAACGCTACCGGTTGCCTATTTTTTATGTCAATCATGTGGGGGCCCAAACGGAACTGATCTTCGATGGAGGTTCCCTGGTTTATGCACCGGATGGAAGGCTTTACGATGAACTGCCCTATTTTGAAGAATGCATTCAGTATTACGACCTCGAAGAAGTTCAAAAAGGCAGAGAAAATGCCGGCCAGCAATGGTCCAAGACAGCTTTGATCCATGATGCCCTTGTCTTGGGGGTAAAAGATTATTTTGGTAAACTCGGTTTCAAAAAGACCATCCTGGGCTTGTCAGGAGGAATCGATTCTGCGCTGGTCGCTGTTTTGGCTACCCGCGCGCTCGGTAAAGAAAACGTCAGGGTATTGCTAATGCCTTCCCAGTTTTCCAGTGACCACTCCGTGAACGACGCCCGCCAGCTGGCTGAAAACCTGGGCATTGAATACGACATCATCGAGATCGAACCTATTTACAAAACGTACGAAAAAACACTGGAGCCTTATTTCGAAGGACTACCTTTCAATATTGCTGAAGAAAATCTACAGGCCCGCGCACGTGGAATGTTGCTCATGGCCTTCTCCAACAAATTCGGACACATCCTGCTCAACACCACCAACAAAAGCGAAATGGCCGTTGGCTATGGCACTCTTTATGGCGATTTGTGCGGTGGATTGTCGGTCATAGGCGACGTGTATAAAATGGAAGCCTTTGAACTGGCCCGATATATGAATAAAGACGGAGAAGTGATCCCGAAAAACATCATCACCAAACCGCCTTCAGCAGAACTCCGACCCAATCAAAAAGACAGCGACAGCCTGCCTCCCTATGAAGACCTCGACCAGATCCTTTTCCAGTATATCGAAAAACGTAAAGGGCCAAAAGAGATCATTGCAATGGGTTTTGAAGAAAAACTGGTGCGCAGGGTATTACGTTTGGTAAACATCAATGAATTCAAACGCTACCAGACGGCCCCGGTTTTGCGGGTTTCGCCGAAAGCTTTTGGCATGGGAAGGCGGATGCCTATTGTGGGGAAATACCTGGCTTGA
- a CDS encoding AAA family ATPase: protein MIHAFVFGKFLPFHLGHKALIDFALEQCDRLSVLVCAGQLETIEAKTRANWISDTYPAAKQINIIELPYDENELPNTSVSSREVSKIWAQKFKELLPDTDLLITSEPYGEFVAGFMGIRHILFDQERTGMPVSATDIRKDVYHNWHFLPDAVKPFFQKKIAILGTESTGKSTLTEKLHRQFNSSIVREAGREVVADSNSFDKEDLLLIAVKHAEYIKSAEAERQPFIFMDTDIHITQSYAKFRFGEYLQLPENIYETNRADLYLYLDPNVPYLQDGTRLAEAERNQLDEMHRETLSFFGIKFEHITGNWEERFKQARQQINLLKTLNL from the coding sequence ATGATTCATGCTTTTGTTTTTGGAAAATTTTTGCCTTTTCACCTGGGCCATAAGGCTTTGATCGATTTTGCCCTGGAACAATGTGACCGGCTATCGGTGTTGGTTTGTGCCGGGCAGCTCGAAACCATTGAAGCAAAAACGCGGGCCAACTGGATCTCAGACACCTACCCTGCCGCAAAACAGATCAACATCATCGAATTGCCTTATGATGAGAATGAATTGCCCAACACATCCGTTTCCTCCAGGGAAGTATCCAAAATATGGGCTCAAAAATTTAAGGAATTGTTGCCGGATACTGATTTGTTGATCACTTCCGAACCTTATGGAGAATTCGTCGCCGGATTCATGGGCATCCGGCACATCCTTTTTGACCAGGAAAGGACGGGAATGCCCGTTTCCGCCACCGATATCCGAAAGGATGTTTACCATAACTGGCATTTTCTTCCTGATGCCGTCAAACCCTTTTTTCAAAAAAAGATCGCCATCCTGGGTACGGAATCCACCGGAAAAAGTACGCTGACCGAAAAACTACATCGACAATTCAACAGTTCCATCGTCCGGGAAGCCGGGCGGGAAGTAGTCGCCGATTCCAATTCCTTTGACAAGGAAGACCTGTTGCTTATTGCCGTAAAGCATGCTGAATACATTAAATCCGCTGAAGCAGAACGGCAACCTTTCATTTTCATGGATACCGACATCCATATCACCCAATCCTACGCAAAATTCCGGTTTGGAGAATATCTCCAGCTTCCGGAAAACATTTATGAAACCAACCGGGCCGATCTTTATCTTTACCTCGACCCCAATGTCCCCTACCTCCAGGACGGCACCCGGCTCGCCGAAGCGGAACGCAATCAACTGGATGAGATGCACCGGGAAACTTTATCTTTTTTTGGCATCAAATTCGAACATATCACAGGTAATTGGGAAGAAAGATTTAAACAAGCCAGACAGCAAATAAACTTGCTTAAAACCTTAAATTTGTAA
- a CDS encoding bifunctional YncE family protein/alkaline phosphatase family protein has translation MTTAPAGDEFAAVRPDGKTVIPNGRFIQPLGKSILTAPHPYGLVLSPDGNTAVTANSGTNPISITIIRHLLSDHPEVQQIPPGPKSDEGVLASVFMGLAISPDNQTVYVSGGQENKIYLFNLSDGAPKGTIDCSGITPEQDYSHGYLGDLKLSRDGKTLFVVDQIGFRLVIIDTDQKKVSHSVSVGRYPFGVCLSPDESRVYVANVGMFEYSKIKDSRDTTQFHSVDFPASGYGTEAMKSGYMNDSVYVKGLGDPNAIEAFSVFAIDLTETPTVTAKIKTGHLVGALIEGIPAVGGASPNSIVATDQYVFVSNGTNDNISVISLEKDTVIKTIPLIPEARLKHFRGVIPFGLALSPDQKRLYVAESGINAVGVVDIETMKVLGHLPTGWFPSKVEVSRDGKHLVISNAKGFGSGPNGGQSFQIGPEGSYIGSLMKGTVQVLAIPSDDQLEQLTQQVIENNFSFARSSDPVFQGRQNNPIPLYPGATSSPIKHIVFISKENRTYDEIFGQIGKGKGDPTIARYGTGASFRNDAKTDSVENATVMPNHLALAQAFAISDNFYVDSDVSADGHRWLVNTYPNEWVETCTAASYGGNRNYKEGSKAPGVYAMNGSAGAIYPEDYNEAGSMWDHLERHDKSFFNFGFSVMFEPAFYKQEYKYTGINQQVNYPLPQPVYNKTSHTYPTYNTGIPDQFRVDQFQKEFTEKWMTGKDSMPELITVILPNDHGAGNRPEAGYPFRESYMADNDLAVGRIVEFLSHTPYWGNMMIVITEDDAQNGVDHVDAHRSVLMVISPWVKRNYVSHTHYSFGSIFKTFWNVMGMPYLNQYDAGATDLGDFFNDHPDLSPYNALPVDERIFNPQLALDPFDENFNWKAVEESPQMDHPGDMLKDSKEQDKDRLENRERKQ, from the coding sequence ATAACCACTGCTCCTGCCGGGGATGAATTCGCTGCCGTCCGTCCTGATGGTAAAACAGTGATTCCCAACGGAAGATTTATCCAACCGCTTGGCAAAAGCATTCTCACCGCGCCTCATCCTTACGGACTGGTGCTTAGCCCTGACGGCAATACCGCCGTTACGGCCAATTCAGGAACCAATCCCATTTCAATAACCATCATACGCCATTTATTATCGGATCATCCGGAAGTACAACAAATTCCGCCTGGCCCCAAATCTGACGAAGGGGTTTTAGCTTCCGTTTTTATGGGATTAGCCATTTCCCCCGACAACCAGACTGTTTATGTTTCCGGAGGGCAGGAAAATAAAATTTACCTGTTCAATTTGTCAGATGGAGCCCCCAAAGGCACCATTGATTGTTCCGGCATCACCCCTGAACAGGATTATAGCCATGGTTATCTTGGCGACCTGAAACTCTCCAGGGATGGAAAAACGCTTTTTGTCGTTGACCAAATCGGTTTCAGACTGGTCATCATAGATACCGATCAGAAAAAAGTAAGCCATTCCGTTTCCGTAGGCCGCTATCCATTTGGCGTATGCCTCTCTCCTGATGAATCCAGGGTATATGTGGCCAATGTAGGCATGTTTGAATATAGCAAGATCAAAGACAGCCGGGATACGACGCAATTTCATTCCGTTGATTTTCCCGCCTCGGGTTATGGCACCGAAGCCATGAAAAGCGGATATATGAACGACTCTGTTTATGTAAAAGGATTGGGTGACCCGAATGCCATTGAGGCTTTTTCTGTTTTTGCGATTGATCTGACGGAAACCCCAACAGTAACCGCTAAGATCAAAACAGGCCACCTGGTAGGCGCCTTGATTGAAGGCATTCCCGCTGTGGGCGGCGCGAGTCCCAACTCTATAGTGGCCACGGATCAATACGTTTTTGTAAGCAATGGAACCAACGACAATATTTCGGTCATTTCACTCGAAAAAGATACCGTGATAAAAACCATTCCCTTAATCCCGGAGGCAAGGCTAAAGCATTTCCGTGGCGTCATTCCATTTGGACTGGCCTTGAGTCCGGACCAAAAAAGATTGTATGTTGCCGAATCAGGAATCAATGCGGTCGGGGTGGTTGACATAGAAACAATGAAAGTTTTAGGCCATCTCCCCACGGGATGGTTCCCATCGAAAGTGGAAGTCAGCCGCGATGGAAAACACTTGGTCATTTCAAATGCCAAAGGATTTGGAAGCGGCCCCAATGGCGGCCAATCTTTCCAAATAGGCCCGGAAGGCAGTTATATCGGGTCATTGATGAAAGGGACGGTCCAGGTTTTGGCCATTCCTTCAGATGATCAACTGGAGCAGTTGACCCAACAGGTGATCGAAAACAACTTTTCATTTGCCCGTTCTTCAGATCCCGTTTTCCAGGGCAGACAAAACAACCCCATTCCCCTTTATCCCGGGGCCACTTCAAGTCCGATCAAACACATCGTTTTCATTTCCAAGGAAAACAGGACCTATGATGAAATTTTTGGCCAAATAGGAAAAGGAAAGGGTGATCCCACCATTGCCCGGTATGGAACAGGAGCCTCTTTTAGAAATGATGCCAAAACGGACTCCGTCGAAAATGCCACCGTTATGCCCAATCACCTGGCGCTGGCGCAGGCATTTGCCATTAGCGATAATTTTTACGTCGATTCAGACGTGTCGGCCGATGGCCACCGGTGGTTGGTGAATACCTACCCGAATGAGTGGGTGGAAACATGCACGGCAGCCAGCTATGGCGGGAACCGGAATTACAAAGAAGGCTCAAAAGCTCCCGGCGTTTATGCCATGAACGGTTCCGCAGGAGCCATTTACCCCGAAGATTATAATGAGGCCGGATCCATGTGGGATCATTTGGAACGCCATGACAAATCCTTTTTCAACTTTGGATTTAGCGTCATGTTTGAACCGGCCTTTTACAAACAGGAATACAAATACACAGGCATCAATCAACAGGTGAACTATCCTTTGCCACAGCCTGTTTACAACAAAACTTCGCATACTTATCCTACCTACAACACAGGCATTCCCGACCAATTCAGGGTAGACCAGTTTCAAAAGGAATTTACAGAAAAATGGATGACAGGCAAAGACTCCATGCCCGAATTGATTACGGTGATCCTCCCGAATGACCACGGCGCCGGGAACCGCCCCGAAGCGGGTTACCCTTTCCGGGAAAGTTACATGGCCGATAATGACCTGGCAGTCGGGCGTATTGTGGAATTCCTTTCTCATACCCCCTATTGGGGAAATATGATGATCGTCATCACGGAAGATGATGCTCAAAACGGCGTGGATCATGTGGATGCGCACAGAAGTGTGCTGATGGTCATTTCCCCCTGGGTAAAGCGAAATTACGTCAGCCATACTCACTACAGTTTCGGCAGTATTTTCAAGACCTTTTGGAATGTGATGGGCATGCCCTACCTGAATCAGTACGATGCAGGAGCGACTGACCTGGGGGACTTCTTTAATGATCACCCGGATCTCAGTCCTTATAATGCGCTGCCGGTGGATGAAAGGATTTTCAACCCACAATTGGCTCTTGATCCTTTTGATGAAAACTTCAACTGGAAAGCGGTGGAAGAATCTCCACAAATGGATCATCCCGGCGATATGCTGAAAGACAGTAAGGAACAGGACAAAGACCGGCTGGAAAATCGGGAACGGAAGCAATAG
- a CDS encoding imidazolonepropionase — protein MSTTLIHHIKQLVQVHHEIPSVVKGAAMKHLPQLENAWLLVEEDRIKDFGPMSSCPERADVSIDAKGGMIFPSWCDSHTHLVFAASREGEFVDKINGLSYAEIAAKGGGILNSARRLRDMPEQALFESAMGRLKEVAHYGTGAIEIKSGYGLSVEGELKMLRVIRRLKENSPLTIKATFLGAHALPMEYRENREGYIKLILEEILPVIAGEGLADYIDAFCEKGFFSPEETSRIIESGAKYGLKAKIHTNQFNSMGGIEASVNGGALSVDHLEVINEAEIACLAGSNTLPVLLPSAPFFLNDPFPPARKLIEAGLPVVLATDYNPGSSPSGKMSFVLSLACIKMKMLPEEAVNAATINGAYAMELEAEHGSIRRGNFANFFITKPMPSVAYMPYAFGSDVVDRAFVRGMEV, from the coding sequence ATGTCTACAACCCTCATTCATCATATCAAACAGCTCGTTCAGGTCCACCATGAAATACCTTCCGTGGTGAAAGGGGCAGCCATGAAGCATTTGCCTCAACTGGAAAATGCCTGGCTCCTGGTAGAAGAGGATCGCATCAAAGACTTTGGTCCGATGTCCTCTTGCCCGGAACGTGCTGATGTTTCCATCGATGCAAAAGGAGGCATGATTTTTCCGTCCTGGTGTGATTCGCATACCCACCTGGTTTTTGCAGCAAGCAGGGAAGGTGAGTTTGTGGATAAGATCAACGGACTAAGTTATGCTGAAATAGCCGCCAAAGGCGGTGGTATTCTCAATTCTGCCCGCCGGCTCAGGGACATGCCGGAGCAGGCTTTGTTTGAAAGTGCCATGGGCAGATTGAAAGAGGTGGCTCATTACGGCACCGGAGCCATTGAGATCAAAAGCGGTTATGGACTGAGTGTGGAAGGAGAGTTGAAAATGTTGCGGGTTATCCGCCGGTTAAAGGAAAATTCACCGTTGACGATTAAGGCCACTTTCCTGGGCGCCCATGCCTTGCCCATGGAATACCGGGAAAACAGAGAAGGATATATAAAACTGATCCTTGAGGAAATATTGCCTGTGATTGCCGGGGAGGGGCTGGCTGATTACATTGATGCCTTTTGTGAAAAGGGCTTTTTCTCTCCTGAAGAAACCTCGAGGATCATTGAGTCAGGAGCAAAGTATGGACTGAAAGCCAAGATTCACACCAACCAGTTTAATTCCATGGGCGGCATTGAAGCCAGCGTCAACGGCGGTGCGCTTTCTGTCGATCACCTGGAAGTGATCAACGAGGCGGAAATTGCCTGCCTGGCCGGCAGCAACACTCTTCCTGTCCTGCTGCCTTCGGCGCCTTTTTTTCTGAACGATCCTTTTCCCCCGGCCCGCAAGCTCATCGAAGCCGGCTTGCCGGTGGTGCTGGCTACTGACTACAACCCGGGGTCTTCGCCTTCCGGAAAGATGTCTTTTGTGCTTTCCCTGGCCTGTATCAAAATGAAAATGTTGCCGGAAGAAGCCGTCAATGCAGCCACCATCAACGGGGCTTACGCCATGGAACTGGAAGCTGAACACGGCAGTATCCGAAGGGGTAATTTCGCTAACTTTTTTATCACAAAACCTATGCCTTCGGTAGCCTATATGCCTTATGCTTTTGGCAGTGATGTGGTGGATCGGGCTTTTGTCAGGGGCATGGAGGTTTAA
- a CDS encoding glutamate synthase subunit beta, which yields MADPKGFLKYDRELPGKREVEERLNDYKEIESPFPIERTLQQSARCMDCGVPFCHHGCPLGNIIPEFNDAVYHEDWYRAYKILKTTNNFPEFTGRICPAPCESSCVLGINQPPVAIEHIEKTIAEKSFEEGFIRPQPPSARSGKRVAIVGSGPAGLAAAAQLNKVGHTVIVFERADRVGGLLRYGIPDFKLEKEVLDRRINLMIAAGIRFETNADVGRNVDPQMLLNDFDAIILCGGSTIPRDLDMPGRELKGVHFAMDFLAQNNKRVAGDTIPESEVIHAAGKHVVVIGGGDTGSDCVGTSNRHGAASVTQIELLPKPPTERGPNNWPNWPTILRTSTSHEEGCERQWSIFTKTFIDDGAGNVKAIEIVDIVWERDPVTGAPFTEVPGTVRQIPCDLALLAIGFMHPKQDGVLQQMGIDLSDRGNVKADEKNYQTNIEKVFTAGDMRRGQSLVVWAISEGREAARAVDIYLMGESMLETKGEV from the coding sequence ATGGCAGATCCGAAAGGTTTTTTAAAATACGATAGAGAACTTCCTGGAAAAAGGGAGGTAGAGGAAAGACTAAATGATTATAAAGAAATCGAAAGTCCGTTTCCTATTGAACGCACTTTGCAACAATCTGCACGATGTATGGATTGTGGGGTACCTTTTTGCCACCACGGGTGTCCATTGGGCAATATCATTCCTGAATTTAATGACGCCGTATATCATGAAGATTGGTACCGGGCGTATAAAATTCTCAAAACCACCAATAATTTCCCGGAATTTACCGGTCGGATTTGCCCTGCACCGTGTGAATCATCGTGTGTGCTGGGGATCAATCAGCCTCCGGTAGCTATTGAGCACATTGAAAAAACCATCGCCGAAAAATCTTTTGAAGAAGGTTTTATCCGGCCTCAACCGCCTTCTGCCCGTAGTGGAAAAAGGGTGGCCATTGTAGGATCAGGCCCTGCAGGCCTGGCTGCTGCTGCCCAGCTCAATAAGGTGGGACATACGGTCATCGTTTTCGAAAGGGCCGACAGGGTAGGGGGATTGCTCCGATATGGCATTCCTGATTTTAAACTGGAAAAAGAAGTCCTTGACCGAAGGATTAACCTGATGATAGCTGCGGGCATCCGTTTTGAAACCAATGCGGATGTCGGGAGGAATGTTGACCCACAAATGTTGCTCAACGATTTTGATGCCATCATTTTGTGTGGCGGATCTACCATTCCGCGGGATTTGGATATGCCGGGACGCGAGTTAAAGGGCGTCCATTTTGCGATGGACTTCCTCGCCCAGAACAACAAACGGGTCGCCGGGGACACCATCCCTGAATCTGAGGTGATCCATGCCGCAGGGAAACACGTCGTTGTCATCGGCGGGGGAGACACAGGATCAGATTGTGTAGGCACTTCCAACCGACACGGAGCTGCTTCGGTCACCCAGATCGAATTGCTGCCAAAGCCTCCCACAGAGCGTGGTCCGAACAACTGGCCCAACTGGCCTACTATTTTGCGTACTTCCACTTCCCATGAGGAAGGATGCGAGCGGCAATGGTCCATTTTTACCAAGACCTTTATCGATGACGGAGCGGGCAATGTAAAAGCCATTGAAATCGTGGATATTGTATGGGAAAGGGATCCAGTCACCGGGGCTCCGTTCACGGAGGTTCCGGGTACCGTGCGTCAAATTCCCTGCGACCTGGCTTTGCTGGCGATCGGATTTATGCACCCAAAGCAGGACGGTGTATTGCAACAAATGGGCATTGACCTTTCCGACAGGGGTAACGTAAAAGCCGACGAGAAAAATTATCAGACCAATATAGAGAAGGTTTTTACCGCAGGCGATATGCGCCGCGGGCAGTCACTCGTGGTTTGGGCGATATCCGAGGGGCGCGAAGCGGCCCGGGCCGTAGATATTTACCTGATGGGAGAGAGTATGCTGGAGACGAAGGGTGAGGTGTGA